In one Bacillus thuringiensis genomic region, the following are encoded:
- a CDS encoding DUF6176 family protein produces MNVELTRFKVKQGKSRRVDEWMQLLNDNMKEVLLTLNDEKMYVETIFREIRDGEEYLYWYSVQGKGGIFVENSHHEIDKKHLAFWYECIDEEAPSVDMKTEVVMIQDVVKEAMK; encoded by the coding sequence ATGAATGTGGAGTTAACGAGATTCAAAGTGAAACAAGGTAAAAGTCGTCGTGTAGATGAATGGATGCAGCTTCTGAATGACAATATGAAAGAAGTGCTGTTGACACTAAACGACGAAAAAATGTACGTTGAGACAATTTTCCGGGAAATAAGAGATGGAGAAGAGTACTTATATTGGTATTCTGTGCAAGGAAAAGGTGGTATTTTTGTCGAAAATTCGCATCATGAAATTGATAAAAAGCATTTAGCGTTTTGGTATGAATGTATTGATGAAGAAGCACCATCTGTTGATATGAAAACAGAAGTTGTTATGATTCAAGATGTTGTGAAGGAAGCGATGAAATAA